The proteins below are encoded in one region of Methylobacillus flagellatus KT:
- a CDS encoding MFS transporter yields the protein MPQHSARAASQVPVGFAIVAIILVAVALRPGIVSIGPLLPAIIDEFQLSHSTASLLTTIPDLLMGLLALPTPWLARRYGRDPVLLLALLLLCVAIAARAFSRSVDMLLLSTAGVGAGIAVAGALIAGYIKGNFPHKAAMVMGIYATALSFGSTLSAAVSGPVAMHSAAGWRMGAGMWSLCAAIGLLCWLGIARLERGRAHAASHPVRLPWGNRTAWLVALFFAADNFLFYAVLSWTAPMYIEHGSSPAVAGFILATFTTVFMISNPILGAISKSTDRRGLLAACAALAVIGLLLIAMVPTWAPFISIAICAFGLGGAFTLGMTLPLDNTHSVDEANAWNAFVLTVGYLIAAAGPLSVGFLRDLTQNFHMSSWLLVLVAMVMLLLTPLLRPHQPGG from the coding sequence ATGCCGCAGCATTCTGCCAGGGCCGCTTCCCAGGTGCCTGTCGGATTTGCAATTGTGGCGATCATTCTGGTTGCCGTTGCCTTGCGTCCCGGCATTGTTTCCATCGGCCCTTTGCTGCCTGCCATCATTGATGAGTTTCAGCTTTCCCACAGCACGGCTTCACTGCTGACTACCATTCCCGACCTGCTGATGGGCTTGCTTGCCCTGCCTACACCGTGGCTGGCGCGGCGATATGGGCGTGACCCCGTTCTGTTGCTGGCCTTGCTATTGCTGTGCGTGGCGATCGCGGCGCGCGCGTTCTCCCGAAGTGTGGACATGTTGCTGCTGAGCACCGCCGGGGTGGGGGCCGGCATTGCGGTAGCCGGTGCGCTGATCGCAGGCTACATCAAGGGAAATTTCCCGCACAAGGCGGCGATGGTCATGGGTATCTACGCGACAGCACTCTCTTTCGGCAGCACCTTATCTGCTGCGGTCTCTGGCCCTGTGGCCATGCACTCCGCTGCCGGGTGGCGCATGGGAGCCGGGATGTGGAGCCTGTGCGCCGCCATTGGCCTGCTTTGCTGGCTGGGGATCGCGAGACTAGAGCGCGGGCGCGCGCATGCGGCGAGCCACCCGGTGCGGTTGCCGTGGGGTAATCGCACCGCCTGGCTGGTGGCCCTGTTTTTTGCCGCCGACAATTTTTTGTTCTATGCCGTGCTGTCATGGACGGCTCCCATGTATATAGAACATGGCAGCTCGCCTGCTGTTGCAGGCTTCATTCTCGCGACCTTTACCACGGTATTCATGATATCCAATCCTATCCTGGGCGCCATCAGCAAATCCACGGATAGACGTGGCCTGCTTGCGGCCTGTGCTGCGCTAGCCGTTATTGGCTTGCTATTGATTGCGATGGTGCCCACCTGGGCGCCATTCATCAGCATTGCCATTTGTGCGTTCGGCCTGGGGGGAGCATTCACCCTGGGCATGACACTGCCTTTGGATAATACGCATAGCGTGGATGAGGCTAACGCCTGGAATGCTTTTGTGCTGACGGTAGGGTACCTGATTGCGGCTGCCGGGCCATTGTCCGTGGGATTCCTGCGGGATTTGACGCAGAACTTCCATATGTCGAGCTGGTTGTTGGTGCTGGTGGCCATGGTCATGCTGCTGCTTACCCCATTGTTGAGGCCCCATCAACCCGGAGGATAG
- a CDS encoding PQQ-dependent sugar dehydrogenase, giving the protein MRAMTILAASAALVACTTVAAVSKTPDDIARSLTLPPGFHINTFAKLNPTKGDYFRGPRFMAFGPDGNLYLASSVDNTVYMLPDRDHDGVADDVVPVVEGLNAPNSLVFANGSMLVANQDGVVRIELAQDGKRSAARQVPLISNLPSGGHTLKTVKLGPDGHLYLNVGSSCNVCVEKDPLRATILRYTLDGRPAGAPDGSVSGARSAVWASGLRNSQGLAWHPATGDLYATNNGADMRSGTKGGAMDDELPPEHINKIEPGKHYGWPHCWGNRVTDPNFPGKPGFCDNMQPPAITLRAHSTPIGITFLDKTDFPDEYKQGAIVALHGSWNRVQPYGYKLVRIRFQNNQPVAVEDFVTGWQTKNSAWGRPVDVIAGPDGALYVSDDRAGLVYRITYNNK; this is encoded by the coding sequence ATGCGTGCAATGACTATCCTGGCCGCCAGCGCCGCGCTGGTGGCATGTACTACCGTCGCGGCAGTGAGCAAGACACCGGATGACATTGCCCGTAGCCTGACATTGCCGCCGGGCTTCCATATCAACACGTTTGCCAAGCTCAATCCGACCAAGGGCGATTATTTCCGTGGACCGCGCTTCATGGCGTTCGGTCCGGACGGCAATCTGTATCTTGCCAGTAGCGTGGACAACACCGTCTATATGCTGCCGGACCGCGATCACGATGGCGTGGCCGACGATGTCGTTCCTGTCGTGGAAGGGCTGAATGCCCCCAACAGCCTGGTCTTCGCCAACGGCAGTATGCTGGTGGCAAACCAGGATGGCGTGGTCCGCATCGAGTTGGCGCAGGATGGAAAGCGCTCGGCTGCCAGGCAGGTGCCCCTGATCAGCAATCTTCCCTCTGGCGGGCATACCCTCAAAACCGTCAAGCTTGGGCCGGACGGTCATCTTTACCTGAACGTGGGCTCCAGCTGCAACGTATGTGTCGAAAAAGATCCCTTGCGTGCCACCATCCTGCGCTACACCCTGGATGGCCGGCCGGCAGGTGCTCCTGACGGCAGCGTCAGTGGTGCCAGGAGCGCGGTCTGGGCGAGCGGGCTGCGGAATTCCCAGGGGCTGGCCTGGCACCCTGCTACGGGCGACCTCTATGCGACTAATAACGGCGCGGACATGCGTTCAGGAACCAAGGGGGGTGCCATGGATGACGAATTGCCGCCCGAGCATATCAACAAGATTGAGCCTGGCAAGCACTATGGCTGGCCGCATTGCTGGGGTAACCGGGTGACGGATCCCAACTTCCCGGGCAAGCCCGGTTTCTGTGACAATATGCAGCCGCCCGCAATTACCTTGCGCGCGCATTCCACGCCTATAGGCATCACCTTTCTCGATAAGACGGATTTTCCTGACGAGTATAAGCAGGGTGCAATCGTAGCCCTGCATGGCTCATGGAATCGTGTCCAGCCATATGGCTACAAGCTGGTACGCATTCGCTTCCAGAACAATCAGCCGGTGGCCGTGGAAGATTTCGTCACTGGTTGGCAAACCAAGAACAGCGCCTGGGGGCGTCCTGTGGATGTGATTGCCGGGCCTGATGGCGCACTGTACGTATCAGATGACCGGGCCGGTTTGGTTTATCGTATTACCTACAACAATAAATAA
- a CDS encoding ankyrin repeat domain-containing protein, translating to MKKMLKVMLATLVLGWAVMAHAEDPHVEYTDAIGKGDLKVVKQYFNNPYKVDELFFAWSGLEIAANKGQLEMVKFFVENGADVNYKHPITKMTALHLAAYQGNKDVVKYLIDHGADVNAKLRGNVSILRALRDEGRTDMVDFLIAAGAKDDGCQEKKCY from the coding sequence ATGAAGAAGATGTTGAAAGTGATGTTGGCAACGTTGGTGCTGGGCTGGGCGGTCATGGCTCATGCCGAGGATCCTCACGTAGAATATACCGATGCCATTGGCAAGGGCGACCTAAAGGTTGTGAAACAGTATTTCAACAATCCTTACAAGGTTGATGAACTGTTTTTTGCCTGGAGCGGTCTTGAAATCGCCGCTAACAAGGGCCAGCTGGAGATGGTGAAGTTCTTCGTCGAGAATGGTGCCGATGTCAACTACAAGCACCCGATTACCAAGATGACAGCCTTGCACCTGGCTGCTTATCAAGGCAATAAGGATGTGGTCAAATACCTCATAGACCATGGTGCAGACGTGAACGCCAAGCTGCGCGGCAATGTTTCCATCCTGCGTGCCTTGCGGGATGAGGGCCGAACCGACATGGTAGATTTCCTGATTGCTGCAGGTGCCAAAGATGATGGCTGCCAGGAGAAGAAATGCTATTGA